The genomic interval AGGGAACGGTATTGAGAAGGAGGCATATCTTAAAAATCTAAAAGAGCAAAAAGATTTAAAATCCGCAGATGAGTCAGAAAAAGACGAATATAAGCTCACAGGAAGGGCAAAAGAAATATCTGAGAAGATGTATTGCCCGTGCGGCTGCTCGGATATGGTTGCTGACTGCACCTGTAAGACCGCAAAAAACATAAAGAAAAAGTTAAAGACAGAAGACCTGTCCGGCAAGACAGATGAAGAAATAATTAAAGAACTGAATAAAGAATTCTGCGTAAAAGGTGGCAAGGATAGCCATGATAAAAGCTGAAAATGTCTCTGTCTCATTTAAAAAAGGGTTTTTTAAGAAAAGGCTAAAGGCCCTTGATAATTTCAGCCTTACTGTGAATGAAGGGGATGTTTTTGCGCTGCTCGGGCCAAATGGCGCTGGAAAATCAACAGCAATGTATTGTTTCCTCGGATTGATACAACCTGATTCAGGGGGCATCTCTGTATCTGGCAAGAAACCATTTCCTGGTTCAGATATGTTTAAAGAGGTGGCATATCTGCCAGAGGAGCCACATTACCACTTATACCTGACAGTAGAGGAGGCTGTTGGATATTATGCAGCTCTCTACGATAACGGAATCAGCAGGCAGAAGGTAGGCGAGGCAATCGAGGGGGTGGGCCTTACTGAATTCAGGGATTTAAAACTCAGCAAGTGCTCAAAAGGCATGAAGCAGAAGGTAGGGATTGCGCAGTGTTTGATTAACAAACCGAGGATAGTTTTTCTTGATGAGCCGACAAGGGGGCTTGACCCAATTATGGTAAAAGAGTTCAGGGACATTCTCATTGATATGAATAAAAACGGTGCTACGATAATTTTAAACTCCCATATCCTCTCTGAGATAGAAATGATTTGCAACCGTGTTGCCATAATGAACAAAGGAAGGGTAATAGCACAGGATGAATTAAATCGCCTCAGGAACCTGAACCTCGAAACCTATCAGGTGGAATTTGATGTGGCCGATAATATCCCTGAATACATAAATGTGAAAGTCAAAACCTCCACGACTGTCAGGGGGGAAATCCCAACTGACAAGCTTGGGGAGTTTATCCATTTTGTAGAAACATCAGACCTCAGACTCTATGAATGCTCGCTTAAGAAGGTTACGCTTGAAGATGCCTTCTTTAATATCCTGAAAGGGAAAGCTTAATATGTATTCCCAGCTTATAACTAACATTGGGATAAACTTTAAGTTTTACAGAAGAAACAGACTCCTTTTAGTGGCATCAATCTTTATAATCCTCGTATTAGGGCTTTCAACCATCCCTGGCATGTTTTTCCTCACAAAGTCCGGGCATCTTGAGATTATCAGAATGGTATTTTCTCAGCTTAGCAGTTTTGCAACAATTGTCACTGCAGGTCTTGGCCTATTATTAATATCACATCATATCAGAAACCGCTCTACAAAGATGGTATTCACAAAACCATGTCTCCCAGAGGTATGGCTACTTTCGAGTTT from Nitrospirota bacterium carries:
- a CDS encoding ABC transporter ATP-binding protein yields the protein MIKAENVSVSFKKGFFKKRLKALDNFSLTVNEGDVFALLGPNGAGKSTAMYCFLGLIQPDSGGISVSGKKPFPGSDMFKEVAYLPEEPHYHLYLTVEEAVGYYAALYDNGISRQKVGEAIEGVGLTEFRDLKLSKCSKGMKQKVGIAQCLINKPRIVFLDEPTRGLDPIMVKEFRDILIDMNKNGATIILNSHILSEIEMICNRVAIMNKGRVIAQDELNRLRNLNLETYQVEFDVADNIPEYINVKVKTSTTVRGEIPTDKLGEFIHFVETSDLRLYECSLKKVTLEDAFFNILKGKA